Proteins encoded together in one Triticum urartu cultivar G1812 unplaced genomic scaffold, Tu2.1 TuUngrouped_contig_3125, whole genome shotgun sequence window:
- the LOC125527175 gene encoding protein SUPPRESSOR OF GENE SILENCING 3 homolog — protein sequence MAARGRGEIWKKKSGQAAGRGQWPPSGSSSNASHTAAWQACNGSGGSSLPLRNYGTQPSDRRPAAVDNRGPSSQTYPRENPVVWPALANGSQLSSRSHPYGPESNKDNVPSSSFDPEDSSEVEDLSDDDIDDDMSEEDDSDESEKSFETQKKNKWFKKFFEVIDTLNEEQIHDQTRPWHCPACQNGPGAIDWFNGLQSLVRHARTKGSRRVKLHREFATLLEHELGTTLLPPGEQFGKWEGLRGSTDREIVWPPMVIVMNTLLEQDNDDKWLGMGNEELLDYFHEYDAIKARHAYGPGGHRGMSVLIFESSAVGYMDAERLHKHFVGERTDREAWQAPSKRRFLPGGKRLLYGFLANKEDMEIFNKHHPGKSCLKYDMRSYNEMVVVGMKQMSLDNQRLNHMKNRVVKTEKHSKVVEESLGVITQKCRETSEENKVLMRRIKEKHLEHEEEMSSQEKFFDDQIENLYKAMEEKESEYEKRLQEERAKARQYDVDSGTTENRRLRKEEVQHFIDCQAKGVEEFMSKRDELIKAHEKKKVQLKREYMEKEVELEKELDAALTFLMEKHEPDTFKASSSSS from the exons ATGGCTGCTCGCGGAAGAG GGGAGATTTGGAAGAAGAAATCAGGCCAAGCAGCTGGGAGGGGACAATGGCCACCATCAGGCTCCTCCTCAAATGCTTCACATACTGCAGCATGGCAAGCTTGCAATGGCAGTGGAGGATCTTCACTTCCTTTGAGGAACTATGGAACGCAACCTTCTGATCGTAGGCCTGCTGCCGTAGACAATCGCGGGCCATCATCACAAACATATCCGAGAGAAAATCCAGTTGTGTGGCCAGCTCTGGCAAATGGTTCGCAGTTGTCATCCAGGTCTCATCCATATGGCCCTGAAAGCAATAAGGACAATGTTCCTTCATCTAGTTTTGACCCCGAGGACAGCTCTGAAGTTGAGGATTTGTCAGATGATGACATTGATGATGATATGAGCGAGGAGGATGATTCTGATGAAAGTGAAAAAAGTTTTGAGACTCAAAAAAAGAATAAATGGTTCAAGAAATTCTTTGAAGTCATCGATACTTTAAATGAGGAGCAAATACATGATCAGACTAGGCCATGGCATTGTCCGGCATGCCAAAATGGACCTGGGGCAATTGACTGGTTCAATGGGCTACAATCTTTAGTGAGACATGCTAGAACGAAGGGCTCTAGAAGAGTTAAGCTCCACAGAGAATTTGCCACATTGCTAGAACATGAGTTAGGAACTACACTGCTACCACCTGGTGAGCAATTTGGGAAATGGGAAGGATTACGAGGAAGCACTGATCGCGAGATTGTATGGCCACCAATGGTTATTGTCATGAACACTTTACTGGAACAAGATAATGATGACAAG TGGTTAGGCATGGGCAATGAAGAGCTTCTCGATTATTTCCATGAATATGATGCAATCAAAGCACGACATGCCTACGGTCCAGGTGGGCACCGTGGCATGAGTGTGTTAATATTTGAAAGCTCTGCCGTGGGTTATATGGATGCTGAACGTCTGCATAAGCACTTCGTCGGTGAAAGAACAGACAGGGAAGCATGGCAAGCTCCGTCTAAGCGTCGGTTCTTACCTGGTGGGAAAAGACTGTTATATGGTTTCTTAGCCAACAAAGAGGATATGGAGATTTTCAATAAGCACCACCCGG GAAAAAGTTGCCTGAAATACGATATGAGATCTTATAATGAAATGGTAGTGGTAGGTATGAAACAAATGAGTCTAGACAATCAGCGACTGAATCATATGAAGAACAGGGTGGTGAAGACAGAGAAACACTCTAAAGTTGTAGAAGAATCGCTTGGTGTCATCACTCAGAAATGTCGGGAGACTAGTGAAGAGAATAAGGTGCTCATGCGTCGGATTAAAGAGAAGCACTTGGAGCATGAGGAAGAG ATGTCTTCCCAGGAGAAATTTTTCGATGACCAGATAGAAAACCTTTACAAGGCCATGGAGGAGAAAGAAAGTGAATATGAGAAGAGACTGCAGGAGGAGCGTGCAAAGGCTAGACAGTATGATGTGGATTCTGGGACTACTGAAAATCGCAGGCTAAG GAAGGAGGAAGTGCAGCATTTCATAGATTGCCAGGCTAAGGGCGTGGAGGAGTTTATGTCTAAAAGGGACGAACTGATAAAGGCACACGAGAAGAAGAAGGTGCAGCTCAAGAGAGAGTAtatggagaaggaggtggagctCGAGAAGGAGCTCGATGCCGCTCTCACGTTTCTGATGGAGAAGCACGAGCCAGACACCTTCAAGGCTTCTAGCTCCAGCTCGTGA